In one Balaenoptera musculus isolate JJ_BM4_2016_0621 chromosome 20, mBalMus1.pri.v3, whole genome shotgun sequence genomic region, the following are encoded:
- the ENO3 gene encoding beta-enolase, with protein sequence MAMQKIFAREILDSRGNPTVEVDLHTAKGRFRAAVPSGASTGIYEALELRDGDKSRYLGKGVLKAVEHINKTLGPALLEKKLSVVDQEKVDKFMIELDGTENKSKFGANAILGVSLAVCKAGAAEKGVPLYRHIADLAGNPDLILPVPAFNVINGGSHAGNKLAMQEFMILPVGARSFREVHAHRLPRFYHHLKGVIKAKYGKDATNVGDEGGFAPNILENNEALELLKTAIQAAGYPDKVVIGMDVAASEFYRHGKYDLDFKSPDDPARHITGEKLGELYKSFIKNYPVVSIEDPFDQDDWATWTSFLSGVNIQIVGDDLTVTNPKRITQAIEKKACNCLLLKVNQIGSVTESIQACKLAQSNGWGVMVSHRSGETEDTFIADLVVGLCTGQIKTGAPCRSERLAKYNQLMRIEEALGDKAVFAGHKFRNPKAK encoded by the exons ATGGCCATGCAGAAAATCTTTGCCCGAGAAATCCTGGACTCCAGGGGCAACCCCACAGTGGAGGTGGACCTGCACACGGCCAAGG GCCGATTCCGAGCAGCTGTGCCCAGTGGAGCTTCCACAGGTATCTATGAAGCTCTGGAACTAAGAGATGGAGACAAATCTCGCTACCTGGGGAAAG GGGTCCTGAAGGCCGTGGAACACATCAATAAGACTCTAGGCCCCGCACTGCTGGAAAAG AAACTAAGCGTGGTGGATCAAGAAAAAGTTGACAAATTTATGATTGAGCTGGATGGGACAGAGAATAAGT CCAAGTTTGGGGCCAATGCCATCCTGGGCGTGTCCCTGGCCGTGTGCAAGGCCGGAGCAGCTGAGAAGGGGGTCCCGCTCTACCGACACATTGCAGATCTCGCCGGGAACCCAGACCTGATCCTCCCAGTCCCT gcCTTCAATGTGATCAACGGGGGCTCCCATGCTGGAAACAAGCTGGCCATGCAGGAGTTCATGATCCTGCCCGTGGGAGCCAGATCCTTCAGGGAAGTCCATGCGCATCGGTTGCCGAGGTTCTACCACCACCTCAAGGGGGTCATCAAGGCCAAGTATGGGAAGGACGCCACCAATGTGGGTGATGAGGGCGGCTTTGCACCCAACATCCTGGAGAACAATGAAG ccctggagcTGCTGAAGACCGCCATCCAGGCGGCTGGTTACCCCGACAAGGTGGTGATTGGCATGGACGTGGCGGCATCTGAGTTCTATCGCCACGGGAAGTATGATCTCGACTTCAAGTCACCTGATGACCCTGCACGGCACATCACTGGGGAGAAGCTGGGGGAGCTGTATAAGAGCTTCATCAAGAACTATCCTG TGGTCTCCATCGAGGACCCTTTTGACCAGGATGACTGGGCTACCTGGACCTCATTCCTCTCGGGGGTCAACATCCAGATCGTGGGGGATGACCTCACAGTCACCAACCCCAAGAGGATAACCCAGGCCATTGAGAAGAAGGCCTGCAACTGCCTGCTGCTGAAGGTCAACCAGATCGGCTCAGTGACTGAATCCATCCAGGC CTGCAAACTGGCTCAGTCTAACGGCTGGGGGGTGATGGTGAGCCACCGCTCCGGGGAGACCGAGGACACGTTCATCGCTGACCTCGTGGTTGGGCTCTGCACGGGACAG ATCAAGACTGGTGCCCCCTGCCGCTCAGAGCGTCTGGCCAAATACAATCAGCTCATGAG GATTGAGGAGGCTCTCGGGGACAAGGCTGTTTTTGCTGGACACAAGTTCCGTAACCCAAAGGCCAAGTGA
- the PFN1 gene encoding profilin-1: protein MAGWNAYIENLMADGMCQDAAIVGYKDSPSVWAAVPGKTFVNITPAEVGTLVGKDRSSFFVNGLTLGGQKCSVIRDSMMQEGDFTMDLRTKSSCGAPTFNITVTLTTKTLVLLMGKEGIHGGTINKKCHEMASHLRRSQY from the exons ATGGCCGGCTGGAACGCCTACATCGAAAACCTCATGGCGGACGGGATGTGTCAGGACGCGGCCATCGTGGGCTATAAGGACTCGCCCTCCGTCTGGGCCGCCGTCCCCGGGAAGACCTTCGTCAACATCACG CCAGCTGAGGTTGGTACCCTGGTTGGCAAAGACCGGTCAAGTTTTTTCGTGAATGGGCTAACGCTTGGGGGCCAGAAATGTTCTGTGATCCGGGACTCAATGATGCAGGAAGGGGACTTTACCATGGATCTTCGTACCAAGAGCAGCTGCGGAGCCCCCACCTTCAATATCACTGTCACCCTGACTACCAAGA cGCTAGTCCTGCTGATGGGCAAAGAAGGTATCCACGGTGGTACGATCAACAAGAAATGTCATGAAATGGCCTCCCACCTGCGGCGTTCCCAGTACTGA